The genomic interval CGGCGACGAATACGCTCTGACCGGCTTCCTGCCTGGCCTATTCTGGAAGACCGAGTATCGCTACTCGGAATTCGATCGGCAGAATAGTCCCATAAACGATTTCGCGACTGGTGCCCTCCTCGTCAACTCGACCCAGAAGTTCCGCGAGCACAGCGTGCGCAGCGAGCTGGTGTACCGCTTCAACTGGGGTGCTCCGCTGGTCGCGAAGTATTGATCCGACCTCGATACGAGATATCAAAAGCCCCGGCATCGCCCGGGGCTTTTCCGTTCTGGAGACTCAGTTGCGCACGCTGTCCTTCAGCGCCTGATCGGCCTTGCGGAGCTACCACCGCAACGACATGGACCACTCCCGCCACCGGGCCTTCCGGGCCGCGCCGGCCATTGTATCCGCACCAGTGCTACGGCTAGTCTGCGCTCCAGTTTTCGCGGGCACGGCAGGCCATGAAAGGAGTGGCGATGCCGCGCCGCGACAGAACAGACCATTGGGAGAGACACATGCGCAGATTTCTGCTGATCGCAGGCCTGTTCGCGCTCGCCATAGGCCTGCTCTGGATCGGACAAGGCACGGGCACTTTTCCCTGGCCCCGATCGAGCTTCATGATCGCGCAACTGCAATGGGCCGGCTATGGCGCCGCCATGGCCGGCTTCGGACTGGTGCTGATCTGGCAAGCAACAACGTAAAAACAAAAAGGAATGACAGCATGACATCAGGTGCGTTCGATCTCCGCGGCAAGGTCGCGATCGTCACCGGCGGCAATGGCGGCATCGGGCTCGGCATGGCGCACGGGCTTGCCGACGCCGGCGCCGACATCGCCGTGGTCGGGCGCAACGAAGCCAAATCCGCCGCGGCCGTGGCCGACCTCAGGCAGCGGGGCGTGAAGGCGATTGCGGTGACAACCGACGTCACCGACAAGGCCGCGGTCGCCGCGATGGTGGATCGCGTGGTGAAGGACCTCGGCCGCATCGACATCCTCGTCAACAACGCCGGCATGAGCATCCGCAAGCCGCCGCACGAGCTCGAACTCGACGAATGGAATAAGGTGATCGACACCAATCTCACCAGCGCCTTCGTATGTTCGAAGCTGGCCTACCCGGCGCTGAAAGCGTCGGGCAACGGCAAGGTGATCAATATCGGCTCGATGATGTCGATCTTCGGTGCGAGCTTTGCCACGGCCTATGCGGCGAGCAAGGGCGGCATCGTGCAGTACACGCGTGCCTGCGCCAATGCCTGGGCGCCCGACAACATCCAGGTCAACGCCATCCTGCCGGGCTGGATCGACACCGACCTCACCCGTGGTGCACGCCAGCAGGTCACAGGGCTGCACGAGCGCGTGCTCGCCCGCACGCCTGCAGGCCGCTGGGGCCATATCGACGATTTCGCCGGCATCGCCGTCTTCCTCGCCTCGCCCGCCTCCAACTTCGTCACGGGCACCGCGATTCCCGTCGACGGCGGGTTCTCGGTGATGGCGTAGACGCACGCGCGCTCATGAAGAACGCTCCGGCATCTGCCGGGGCTTTTGGCTTCTCGTGCCTAACTAAGGCGCGATGATTGCTCTCCAACATGTGTGTCGATCACCGGTCGCCGATACCTCCCGCGCAGCAAGACATGGTTGGGCGCACCTGTTTGTCGCCAAACGCTTGATCGATTGGCGTTGGGGGCACTGGAGGGTGCCTTGTCGGCAACACCTGTCGCGCAATGATCCCATGAGTTCGCTGCAGACCAATCGAAGTTCGTCACAGGACAAGATGGCCAGACGCGCCGAGATTATTCCCGATCCTGCGCCGAACACGCCGGCCGCACGTTCTGGGATGCGACGCCACTCGCGTGAAGGGCTTGGAGATTGGAATGAAGAAATACCTGTTTGCACTCACCGCAGTGGCCGCAATGACCGGCTCCGCATCGGCGGCTGATCTAGGGGCACGGCCCTACACCAAGGCTCCGGTTGCTGCCGCCCCGGTCGCCAACTGGACCGGCTGC from Bradyrhizobium arachidis carries:
- a CDS encoding SDR family NAD(P)-dependent oxidoreductase, with protein sequence MTSGAFDLRGKVAIVTGGNGGIGLGMAHGLADAGADIAVVGRNEAKSAAAVADLRQRGVKAIAVTTDVTDKAAVAAMVDRVVKDLGRIDILVNNAGMSIRKPPHELELDEWNKVIDTNLTSAFVCSKLAYPALKASGNGKVINIGSMMSIFGASFATAYAASKGGIVQYTRACANAWAPDNIQVNAILPGWIDTDLTRGARQQVTGLHERVLARTPAGRWGHIDDFAGIAVFLASPASNFVTGTAIPVDGGFSVMA